The region GAAACCCGGGTGACCGCGCGATGCTGCTCCAGCAGCTCGGCGATGGCCAGCGCCGACGAGCAATGACGTTCCATACGCAGTTCTAGCGTCTTCAGGCCGCGCAAAAGGAGGAACGCGGTCAGCGGAGCAATGGTGGCACCCGTGAGGTAGCGCAACCCCTGGCGCCGGATCGTTTCGACGATGCTTCTTGGTCCCGCGACGACGCCAGCGATAAGGTCGCCATGCCCCCCAATGAACTTGGTCGCTGAATGCACAACGAGGTCGGCGCCCAGGAGGATGGGCTGCTGCAATGCGGGCGTGGCGAAGGTATTGTCGACGATAACCAGGGCTCCGGCCTGGTGCGCGATCCGACCGACGGCGGCAACGTCAATGATCCTGAGATTCGGATTCGCCGGAGACTCGAAAAAGACGAGCTTTGGCGCGCCGAGGCTTACGGCCGCTTCGACCGCATCGAGATCTGTGAAGTCCGCCACCACCACCTTCACTCCAAAGCGGGTCAAGCCACGCACAAAAAGGACAAAACTGTTGCCGTAGAGGGTGTGATCGATAACCACCTGGTCTCCCGCCTGCAGCAGCGTCCATAAGGTCGAGCTGATGGCCGCCATGCCGGAGGCCACGGCGAGACCGGCCTCGGCACTCTCCAGACTGGCGAAACGCTCCTCAAAGAGGGCCTGTGTAGGATTGCGTGTTCGCCCGTACACATAGCCTTCCCGTTCACCCCGAAAAATCTCCTCACCAGCCTCCGCTGTCTCGAAGGCATAAGTGGAGGTCATGAAGACGGGCGGCGTCAACGCGCCCGACTCATCGGCGGGCCTGTAGCCAACGTGGATGGCCCTGGTGGCAAACCCTTCCTTGGCCTGGTTTGAGGTATCCCTACCCATTTTTCTGGAGCCTCCGCTTTGTTGTGTCTGCCACCCATTTGCGCCTATAGAAACGCCGGAAATTGACGAGTCGATCGAATCGCGTCGCCTAACTATGCGGGCACCACGCTCACTCATTGCCGTATTTTGCCCAGTGAGCGCCGAATATCTCATCCGCCACTAGTCGGCGCGGCGTCATCGGGCGGGAGACCCAGGTTAGATTGAAGAAATGGCGGACATTGACGTTCTCGGTCGTGATATTCCCGCCCCAGGATCCGCAGGATAGCGAAAGAGTGTAGGGAAGCCCATTGCGAACGCTGCCTGCCCCTTCGTTCATGCTCTGGTTGACCATTACGCGCGCCGTTTTGGTGCCAAGGGCCAATGCCAGGACATGATCGTTGCGACTGCTGTGGATACCGCACGTGTGACCGGCGCCTTGGTACTGTGTGATTTGGTTGACCAGGTCGACCGCGCCGTCAATACCCCCGCTGTATCGGTAGAGTGCAAGCACCACCGACAGCTTTTCTCCCGAAAACGGATGGACCTCGCCGACGCCCTCCTCCTCGACCACGAGGAAAGTGCGGTCCGGAGCGATCTCGATTCCAGCCAATTCGGCAATCCGGGCAGCGGGCTTAGCGACAACCTCGATCAACGGAATGTGCCCATCCTTCGGCCACATAACGGCTTGCAGGTGGGCTTTTTCGGCCGGAGTGCAAACATGACCGCCGCGCTCGATGAGCTTACCCTTCAGTGTTTCGTAGATGGAGGAGTGGGCGGCGACGGAATTGTCGGCGAGGCAGCTCGTCGCGTAATCGAAGGTCTTCGCGTTGGCGATCATTTGCGCGGCGTCGTCGAGGTCGGCGCTCTCATCGACGACATGCACGGCATTGCCGACTCCAACGCCATAGGCCGGCGTCCCGGAGCTGTACGCCGCTTTCACCATGCCGGCGCCGCCCGTCGCAACAATCAAGTCGCTCATGCGCATCAGCAGTTCGGTCTTTGCAATCGACGGACGTTCGATGACCTGGATGAGGTCGGCTGGCGCTCCGACCTGCAGACATCCCTTGCGCATGACCTCGACAACCGCCGCGGACGTCTTCCTGGTCCGCGGATGGGGCGCGATGATGATCGCATTGCGCGCCTTTAGCGCCCCTAGCGCCTTAACCGGTGGCGTGGCGTCCGGCCCCGTGGTGGGAATGAGAGCGGCAATGACGCCGACCGGCTTGGCGATCTTGACCAAGCCACGCGCCGGGTCTTCCTCGACGATGCCACAGGTCTTGATCGAAGCCATGTCGGCCAGGGTTCCCATCACGCGATTGGCGAACTTGGCGATCTTGTCTTGAACATTACCAAAGCCTCCCTCTTCGACTGCAAGTTTGGCCAGCGCCTCGCGCGACTTGTAGACCTGCCACCCCACCGCCGTGACCAGGGCGTCCGCCTGTTC is a window of Methylocapsa sp. D3K7 DNA encoding:
- a CDS encoding aminotransferase class I/II-fold pyridoxal phosphate-dependent enzyme, whose protein sequence is MGRDTSNQAKEGFATRAIHVGYRPADESGALTPPVFMTSTYAFETAEAGEEIFRGEREGYVYGRTRNPTQALFEERFASLESAEAGLAVASGMAAISSTLWTLLQAGDQVVIDHTLYGNSFVLFVRGLTRFGVKVVVADFTDLDAVEAAVSLGAPKLVFFESPANPNLRIIDVAAVGRIAHQAGALVIVDNTFATPALQQPILLGADLVVHSATKFIGGHGDLIAGVVAGPRSIVETIRRQGLRYLTGATIAPLTAFLLLRGLKTLELRMERHCSSALAIAELLEQHRAVTRVSYPGLAHSPFHQLARRQMAAFGGLVACELRGGKKEGMAFMNRLSLVTRAVSLGDAETLVQHPASMTHSTYTEEERRKHGISDGLIRFSIGLETLSDLKDDILQALDAVQL
- a CDS encoding aldehyde dehydrogenase family protein produces the protein MSKKEGETMQTLTKAPAVVAAEDEARCEIEAMVGRARDAQAAIGNYAQEQADALVTAVGWQVYKSREALAKLAVEEGGFGNVQDKIAKFANRVMGTLADMASIKTCGIVEEDPARGLVKIAKPVGVIAALIPTTGPDATPPVKALGALKARNAIIIAPHPRTRKTSAAVVEVMRKGCLQVGAPADLIQVIERPSIAKTELLMRMSDLIVATGGAGMVKAAYSSGTPAYGVGVGNAVHVVDESADLDDAAQMIANAKTFDYATSCLADNSVAAHSSIYETLKGKLIERGGHVCTPAEKAHLQAVMWPKDGHIPLIEVVAKPAARIAELAGIEIAPDRTFLVVEEEGVGEVHPFSGEKLSVVLALYRYSGGIDGAVDLVNQITQYQGAGHTCGIHSSRNDHVLALALGTKTARVMVNQSMNEGAGSVRNGLPYTLSLSCGSWGGNITTENVNVRHFFNLTWVSRPMTPRRLVADEIFGAHWAKYGNE